A window from Hymenobacter volaticus encodes these proteins:
- a CDS encoding serine hydrolase domain-containing protein, which translates to MPLPYFLRHLTVATSLLLSGASTALAQTTVPASNRFVTDSLDSYIRRGMRQWQVPGLALVVVKDGKVVVQKGYGVREVGKPEPVDANTLFMIASNTKLFTGTALAKLDGEKKLNLDEKVTKYLPEFRLYDSVASQMVTVRDLMSHHFGFKTFQGDFSFFKSNIERPEIVRRMRLMKPGGQFRRDYGYSNSGFVAAGEVVPAATGGTTWEAYVQQNLLQPLGMTSTFAASAGFAQRPNIALAYSNTFGPLAKVPFDNWDNMAPAANMVSNVTDLAKWLRFQLDSGRYEGKQVVPWAALRKTREANTIISSRKSPIYPMHFITYGLGLEAADYNGQQIFWHTGGASGRLAMCALCRKPG; encoded by the coding sequence ATGCCCCTCCCCTACTTTCTTCGTCACCTAACTGTGGCAACTTCGTTGCTGCTGAGCGGCGCTTCTACTGCTCTCGCTCAGACTACCGTGCCTGCTTCCAACCGTTTCGTAACCGACAGCCTCGATAGTTACATCCGGCGCGGCATGCGCCAGTGGCAGGTTCCAGGGCTGGCCTTGGTAGTAGTGAAAGACGGCAAAGTAGTGGTCCAGAAAGGCTACGGCGTGCGCGAAGTAGGCAAGCCCGAACCCGTGGACGCCAATACGCTGTTCATGATTGCCTCCAATACCAAGCTCTTCACGGGCACGGCACTCGCCAAGCTTGACGGGGAAAAGAAGCTCAACCTCGACGAAAAAGTTACTAAATACCTGCCCGAGTTCCGGCTCTACGACTCGGTAGCTTCGCAAATGGTAACGGTGCGCGACCTTATGAGCCACCATTTTGGGTTCAAGACGTTTCAGGGCGACTTTTCGTTTTTCAAATCCAATATCGAGCGGCCGGAAATTGTGCGGCGCATGCGCCTGATGAAACCCGGCGGCCAGTTTCGGCGCGACTACGGCTACAGCAACTCTGGTTTTGTAGCGGCGGGTGAGGTGGTACCGGCCGCTACCGGTGGCACAACTTGGGAAGCCTACGTGCAGCAAAATTTGTTGCAGCCGCTTGGCATGACGTCTACGTTCGCCGCCTCGGCTGGCTTTGCCCAACGGCCCAACATTGCTCTTGCTTACTCCAACACCTTCGGGCCACTGGCAAAAGTGCCGTTTGATAATTGGGACAACATGGCGCCCGCGGCCAACATGGTATCCAACGTAACGGACCTAGCGAAGTGGCTGCGCTTTCAGCTCGACAGTGGCCGCTACGAAGGCAAGCAGGTAGTGCCGTGGGCAGCGCTACGCAAAACCCGCGAGGCCAACACCATTATCAGCAGCCGCAAATCCCCGATCTATCCAATGCACTTCATCACGTACGGCTTGGGGCTGGAAGCCGCCGACTACAACGGCCAGCAGATATTCTGGCACACCGGTGGGGCCTCGGGCAGGTTAGCAATGTGTGCTTTGTGCCGGAAGCCGGGCTAG
- a CDS encoding DUF3471 domain-containing protein, whose translation MPEAGLGIAILTNNDNQSFFEMLRYQLLDSYLGVPYLDRSTQALRRKRQYEATQVDPTKALAERVSKKNKPTLPLSAYTGKFENKLFGQITISQKGKQLLVQFPTHPGLTATLDYMDDQEFRTTYSDLVFGVMPAKFEVEGGKVTNVELRVNDYVEYDPYVFGKL comes from the coding sequence GTGCCGGAAGCCGGGCTAGGCATTGCCATCCTCACCAACAACGACAACCAAAGCTTTTTCGAAATGCTGCGCTACCAGTTGCTCGACAGCTACCTCGGCGTGCCCTACCTTGACCGAAGCACCCAAGCCTTGAGGCGCAAGCGCCAGTACGAAGCCACGCAAGTAGACCCCACCAAGGCGTTGGCTGAGCGGGTCAGCAAAAAGAACAAACCAACATTGCCGCTTAGCGCTTACACCGGCAAGTTCGAGAACAAACTATTCGGACAGATAACTATCAGCCAGAAGGGCAAGCAGCTACTAGTCCAATTTCCGACCCATCCCGGCCTCACCGCCACCCTCGACTACATGGACGACCAAGAGTTTCGCACCACTTATTCCGACCTAGTTTTTGGCGTGATGCCGGCCAAGTTTGAGGTAGAAGGAGGCAAAGTGACGAACGTAGAATTACGCGTGAACGACTACGTGGAATACGACCCGTACGTGTTCGGCAAACTGTAA
- a CDS encoding DUF1990 family protein: MPKAQPLDERQKARLKAYEKAGYNFDLNRTHEYTRETGWNVDDYETELPPEAPGPPAAQGSWAAAREVLRNYTFPPPNLITGIFVPDQPWSSA, translated from the coding sequence ATGCCTAAAGCACAGCCCCTAGACGAGCGCCAGAAAGCCCGACTCAAAGCCTACGAAAAAGCGGGCTACAACTTCGACCTCAACCGCACCCACGAGTACACCCGCGAAACCGGCTGGAACGTGGACGACTACGAAACCGAGCTGCCGCCCGAAGCACCTGGCCCGCCTGCTGCGCAAGGTTCGTGGGCGGCGGCCCGGGAAGTGCTGCGCAACTACACCTTCCCGCCGCCTAACCTTATCACCGGCATCTTTGTGCCCGACCAGCCCTGGAGCAGCGCGTGA
- a CDS encoding cytochrome b/b6 domain-containing protein: MTPQTAATPPVTGLKRNSLGLRLWHWTNTLVVTGLLITILFLYVIVKMKTVGPEFQKVLAAEGVTFSKQQVRGLTRIVSHRIWDWHIGLGVALSVLLVLRIALEFTQNGAQRFGAKLRQARFLFRQGGIDLQDNRHSLLVKYSYVLFYLMLVVMVVTGLVLIYADDVEFLHRLEHTVKEVHNFTMYLVLAFTAFHIVGVVYAELTKNRGIVSDMIHGGGPAGE, from the coding sequence ATGACTCCGCAAACTGCTGCCACCCCGCCCGTTACCGGGCTGAAACGTAATTCGCTCGGTTTACGCCTCTGGCACTGGACGAATACCTTGGTCGTGACTGGCTTGCTGATTACGATTTTGTTTTTGTATGTGATTGTGAAAATGAAAACCGTAGGGCCCGAATTTCAGAAGGTGCTGGCTGCGGAGGGCGTCACGTTCAGCAAGCAGCAGGTGCGCGGTCTTACCCGCATTGTGAGTCATCGCATTTGGGACTGGCACATTGGGTTGGGTGTGGCTCTTTCGGTGTTGCTGGTGCTGCGGATAGCATTGGAATTCACGCAGAACGGTGCCCAACGCTTCGGCGCGAAACTACGGCAGGCTCGATTTCTTTTCCGCCAAGGCGGCATCGATTTGCAGGACAACCGCCATTCGCTGTTGGTGAAGTACTCGTACGTGCTCTTCTACCTGATGCTCGTGGTGATGGTCGTGACAGGCCTTGTCCTGATTTATGCCGATGACGTGGAGTTTCTGCACCGCCTGGAGCACACCGTCAAGGAAGTCCACAATTTCACCATGTACCTTGTGTTGGCTTTCACGGCCTTCCATATTGTGGGGGTGGTGTACGCCGAACTCACCAAAAACCGCGGCATTGTGTCAGACATGATACACGGCGGAGGCCCGGCCGGAGAGTAA
- the nfi gene encoding deoxyribonuclease V (cleaves DNA at apurinic or apyrimidinic sites), with translation MAYYRPPGPPADPIIVRDLTRLQDEMRTRVRQEALAREPQFIAGCDSSFPTPETILSVFVLLRFPSLELVEKVWSVGPVEVPYIPGLLSFREAPNVLRTYEKLQQKPDVIMVDGHGIAHPRRMGIAAHLGVLLDMPTFGVAKQKLTGTFQEPALTKGSISALTDRNGELLGEVIRSKDKVQPLFVSPGHRCDQATATRLTLACLRGYKLPEPTRLADHWAEEFKKELK, from the coding sequence ATGGCTTACTACCGCCCGCCTGGCCCACCCGCCGATCCTATCATAGTGCGCGACCTAACACGCCTGCAAGACGAGATGCGCACCCGCGTCCGGCAGGAGGCACTGGCCCGCGAGCCGCAGTTCATCGCCGGCTGCGATTCATCGTTTCCCACGCCCGAAACCATCTTGTCGGTGTTCGTGCTGTTGCGTTTTCCTTCGCTGGAATTAGTGGAAAAGGTGTGGAGCGTGGGCCCGGTGGAAGTGCCTTACATCCCGGGCTTGCTCTCCTTCCGGGAAGCACCCAATGTGCTCCGAACCTACGAAAAGCTCCAGCAAAAGCCCGATGTGATTATGGTGGACGGTCATGGCATTGCGCACCCGCGCCGCATGGGTATTGCCGCCCACTTGGGCGTACTACTCGATATGCCCACTTTCGGGGTGGCCAAACAGAAGCTGACGGGCACGTTCCAGGAGCCGGCTCTAACTAAGGGCAGCATTTCAGCGCTAACCGATCGGAACGGAGAACTGCTCGGCGAAGTCATTCGCTCGAAAGATAAAGTGCAGCCCCTATTCGTCAGCCCTGGCCACCGCTGCGACCAAGCCACGGCTACTCGCCTCACGCTGGCGTGCCTGCGCGGCTACAAGCTGCCCGAACCTACCCGCCTAGCCGACCATTGGGCCGAAGAATTCAAGAAAGAACTGAAGTAG
- a CDS encoding DUF1990 family protein, with protein sequence MFLGFSFWFGVRVGGVTDERRPLPEGGEEQVWGYNYRTLEGHFERGEIIFTVHKSLTTGRVVFRIHALSQTGRIRNPFYWLGFKLFGRMLQKRFSRQSMQRLKAQVEEMLQQGWSTPSESNTTPVESTSSHEQAQQQLDKAT encoded by the coding sequence ATGTTTTTGGGGTTTTCGTTTTGGTTTGGCGTGCGGGTGGGCGGCGTCACCGATGAGCGCCGGCCGCTGCCCGAAGGCGGCGAGGAACAGGTGTGGGGTTACAACTACCGCACGCTCGAAGGGCATTTTGAACGCGGCGAAATCATCTTCACCGTTCACAAAAGCTTGACTACCGGCCGCGTCGTTTTCCGCATTCACGCACTTTCCCAAACCGGCCGTATCCGCAACCCTTTCTACTGGCTCGGTTTCAAGCTCTTTGGCCGGATGCTGCAAAAGCGCTTTTCCCGGCAGTCGATGCAGCGGCTGAAAGCGCAAGTGGAAGAAATGCTGCAACAAGGCTGGAGCACACCGAGCGAAAGCAACACCACGCCCGTCGAGTCTACGTCTTCTCACGAGCAAGCGCAGCAACAATTAGACAAGGCCACGTAG
- a CDS encoding pyridoxal phosphate-dependent aminotransferase: protein MLQVSQRGQNIPASPFRKMTPFADAAKRRGLTVHHLNIGQPDIETPPAIMAAVQQVDIRVLEYSPSAGHLSYRLKLADYYQRANINVTAEDILITTGGSEAILFALMCCLNPGDELIVPEPFYGNYTAFAVAAGITLIPVTSHIEDGFALPPLADFEQVITPRTRAIMICNPNNPTGYVYSREELMGVLELCRKHHLFLLSDEAYREFCYDAPYISALHLPNADEHVVLLDTISKRYSACGARIGAFVTKNKDLQEAALRFAQMRVSPPGLAQLLGEAATDLPDSYFDLTKAEYQARRDLLVARLRAMPGVVCPIPGGAFYVLCHLPVDDTDRFAQWLLEIFEYRGETLMVSPAAGFYATPTLGHQQIRLAYVVNQDTINRAMDCLELALQQYPGRVQLEASVSYTSEASSPA from the coding sequence ATGTTGCAAGTATCACAGCGCGGCCAGAACATTCCGGCTTCTCCGTTTCGTAAAATGACACCCTTCGCCGACGCTGCCAAGCGACGCGGTCTGACGGTGCACCACCTCAACATCGGCCAGCCCGATATTGAAACGCCTCCGGCGATAATGGCGGCGGTGCAGCAGGTAGATATTCGAGTGCTGGAGTACTCGCCGAGCGCGGGCCATCTGAGCTACCGCTTAAAGCTGGCGGACTATTATCAGCGGGCGAATATCAACGTTACGGCTGAGGATATACTGATAACAACTGGTGGTAGCGAGGCTATTCTGTTTGCGTTGATGTGCTGCCTCAACCCCGGCGACGAGCTAATAGTACCGGAGCCGTTCTATGGCAACTACACGGCTTTTGCCGTGGCAGCAGGCATCACGCTGATACCCGTCACGTCGCACATCGAAGATGGTTTTGCGCTGCCTCCGCTTGCTGATTTCGAGCAGGTGATTACGCCGCGCACGCGCGCCATCATGATCTGTAACCCCAACAACCCAACCGGCTATGTGTACAGCCGCGAGGAACTGATGGGCGTGCTGGAGCTGTGCCGTAAGCATCACCTGTTCCTGCTCTCCGACGAAGCCTACCGGGAATTTTGCTACGATGCTCCCTACATCAGCGCCTTGCACTTGCCCAACGCCGACGAGCATGTGGTGCTGCTGGACACTATTTCCAAGCGCTACAGTGCCTGCGGTGCTCGTATTGGGGCCTTCGTAACCAAAAACAAAGACCTGCAAGAAGCGGCTCTCCGCTTTGCCCAAATGCGAGTGAGCCCGCCGGGCCTCGCGCAATTGCTTGGCGAAGCCGCCACCGACCTACCCGATTCTTACTTCGACTTAACCAAAGCTGAGTACCAAGCCCGCCGCGACCTACTGGTTGCCCGACTGCGCGCAATGCCCGGGGTGGTATGCCCCATTCCCGGTGGTGCGTTCTACGTGCTGTGTCACCTGCCCGTCGATGATACCGACCGGTTCGCGCAGTGGCTGCTAGAAATATTCGAATACCGAGGCGAAACGCTGATGGTGTCGCCGGCTGCGGGCTTCTATGCCACCCCAACCTTGGGCCACCAGCAGATTCGTTTGGCTTACGTCGTGAATCAGGACACGATAAACCGGGCCATGGATTGCTTGGAGCTAGCTTTGCAACAGTATCCCGGGCGGGTGCAGTTGGAAGCATCCGTTTCGTACACGAGCGAAGCCAGTTCGCCCGCGTAG
- a CDS encoding NAD(P)-dependent alcohol dehydrogenase: MIEAKGYAAAAVHEPLTPFQFERRDVGPHDVRIEILFCGVCHSDVHQVRDEWGGSIFPMVPGHEIVGRVTEVGAHVKNFKAGDLAGVGCMVDSCQHCPECNDGLEQYCDNGFIGTYNAREKDGSPTYGGYSNNIVVTEKFVLRVSEKLDLARVAPLLCAGITTWSPLRQWNAKEGDRVAVMGLGGLGHMAVKFAAAMGCEVTVLSTSANKEADAKALGAHKFVVTKDQEAMKSVVNYFDLIINTVSAAMDLTPYVGSLRRDGTMVLLGVPPEAPQLHAFNLIAKRRRIAGSLIGGIKETQEMLDFCAEHNVMSDVEVIRMDYINEAYERMIKSDVKYRFVIDLATL; encoded by the coding sequence ATGATAGAAGCAAAAGGTTATGCTGCTGCGGCAGTTCATGAACCACTCACGCCCTTCCAGTTCGAGCGCCGCGACGTAGGTCCGCACGATGTGCGCATCGAAATCCTGTTCTGCGGCGTTTGCCACTCCGATGTGCACCAAGTGCGCGACGAGTGGGGTGGCTCCATCTTCCCTATGGTACCCGGCCACGAAATTGTGGGCCGCGTAACGGAAGTAGGCGCCCACGTCAAGAACTTCAAAGCCGGCGACCTAGCCGGTGTTGGCTGTATGGTTGATTCCTGCCAGCACTGCCCCGAGTGCAACGACGGCCTCGAGCAGTACTGCGACAACGGCTTCATCGGCACCTACAATGCCCGCGAAAAAGACGGTTCACCTACCTACGGCGGCTATTCCAACAACATCGTCGTGACCGAGAAATTCGTGTTGCGCGTGTCTGAGAAACTAGATCTAGCCCGCGTTGCTCCACTGCTGTGCGCTGGCATCACCACTTGGTCGCCGCTGCGTCAGTGGAACGCCAAAGAAGGCGACCGGGTAGCCGTAATGGGTCTCGGCGGCTTGGGCCATATGGCCGTGAAGTTTGCCGCCGCTATGGGCTGCGAAGTAACTGTGCTTAGCACGTCCGCTAACAAAGAGGCTGATGCCAAAGCCCTCGGTGCTCACAAATTCGTGGTGACCAAAGATCAAGAGGCCATGAAGTCGGTAGTCAACTACTTCGACCTCATTATTAACACCGTATCGGCCGCCATGGACCTAACGCCCTATGTGGGTAGCCTGCGCCGCGACGGTACCATGGTGCTGCTTGGTGTACCACCAGAAGCGCCGCAGCTGCACGCCTTCAACCTGATTGCCAAGCGCCGCCGCATTGCCGGCTCGCTAATAGGTGGCATCAAGGAAACGCAGGAAATGCTGGACTTCTGCGCCGAGCACAACGTTATGTCCGACGTGGAAGTTATCCGCATGGATTACATCAACGAAGCTTACGAGCGGATGATAAAGTCCGACGTGAAATACCGCTTCGTGATTGACTTGGCAACGCTGTAA
- a CDS encoding glutamate--tRNA ligase family protein, whose translation MQLPSLPVVSRLAPTPSGFLHLGNAVNFTLTWLLTRRAGGTLHLRIDDLDRARFRPVYLANIFQTLDWLGLDYDHGPSGPDDFEQHYSQRHFLATYETLLQAGYFAHPDLLYACNCSRTDLARAALSSSSNYPGTCRAKALAPGAPETAWRAHVPVNSTVLVPDLWQGQLAVPLAESLGDFVVRKKDGTAAYQLASIVDDIRLGVTLIVRGLDLLPSTAAQLWLAGQLPGVESFQNTQFLHHGLLLDTAGQKLSKSTQAGQQRGIVAEASHPRVVYAAVAQLLGLPAAASESLDALRAALQ comes from the coding sequence ATGCAGCTTCCATCACTTCCCGTCGTTTCGCGCTTGGCGCCTACGCCCAGCGGCTTTTTGCATCTCGGCAACGCTGTCAACTTCACGCTGACCTGGCTGCTTACTCGCCGCGCGGGTGGTACCCTGCACCTGCGCATCGATGACCTAGACCGTGCCCGGTTTCGGCCGGTTTACCTCGCCAACATCTTCCAGACCCTAGATTGGCTTGGCCTCGACTACGACCATGGCCCCAGCGGCCCCGATGACTTCGAACAGCACTACTCTCAACGCCACTTTCTGGCCACCTACGAAACCCTACTGCAAGCCGGCTACTTCGCTCATCCCGATTTACTCTACGCCTGTAACTGCTCCCGCACCGACTTGGCTCGTGCCGCCTTATCATCAAGCAGTAATTATCCGGGTACCTGCCGCGCCAAAGCCCTAGCCCCAGGTGCGCCCGAAACTGCTTGGCGCGCCCACGTTCCAGTTAATTCAACGGTACTAGTACCCGATCTGTGGCAAGGTCAACTAGCAGTGCCGCTGGCCGAGAGCCTCGGCGACTTTGTAGTGCGCAAGAAAGATGGCACGGCCGCCTACCAACTCGCCTCGATAGTGGACGACATACGGTTAGGCGTCACGCTGATTGTGCGTGGGCTGGACCTGTTGCCTAGTACCGCCGCGCAGTTGTGGCTAGCCGGTCAGTTGCCCGGCGTAGAATCCTTTCAGAACACGCAGTTCCTTCACCACGGGTTACTGCTGGACACTGCGGGACAGAAGCTCTCTAAATCCACGCAGGCGGGGCAGCAACGCGGAATCGTTGCCGAGGCGAGTCATCCGCGAGTAGTGTATGCTGCCGTGGCGCAATTGCTTGGGTTGCCAGCAGCAGCTAGTGAATCTTTAGACGCGTTGCGAGCGGCTTTGCAATAG
- a CDS encoding serine hydrolase, whose amino-acid sequence MKYALLLLALFLGFPSLPTQAQQPALYFPPTTAAGSWATTTPQSLGWCQPQLDSLLAFLGRKQTKSFMVLKDGRIVVERYYGTYTQDSVWYWASAGKSLTAMLVGIAQQDGLLRLSDSTSRTLGRGWTSVPTAKEKLITVRHQLTMTTGLDDTPPAPCTADSQTPGCLLYRADAGTRWAYHNAPYLLLQNVVAAASGLTFNQYTNQRLASRIGMNGLWVQGTYYSRARDMARFGLLALACGTWNGTAILRDTAYFRQMTTPSQSFNRSYGYLWWLNGQTSYKLPGPQQTTFPGPLIPTAPADMIAALGKNDQKIYVVPSLGLVVVRQGKEAGDVRLALSSFDTELWRYLMAAVQCRPLAASKAAAESAVQLYPNPATNSVTVATVPTAVSLRLLDATGRVVKQQLATSETRVSVAELPNGLYLMQWLAPEGKVLATRRLVKH is encoded by the coding sequence ATGAAATACGCTCTACTCCTATTAGCACTTTTCCTTGGCTTTCCTTCACTGCCTACTCAGGCCCAACAGCCTGCGCTGTACTTTCCGCCGACTACCGCAGCAGGCAGCTGGGCCACCACCACCCCACAGAGTCTCGGCTGGTGTCAGCCGCAGCTCGACTCGCTGCTAGCCTTCCTGGGGCGCAAGCAAACCAAGTCGTTTATGGTGCTCAAGGATGGCCGAATCGTGGTGGAACGCTACTACGGCACCTACACGCAGGATTCTGTGTGGTATTGGGCCTCGGCGGGCAAGTCGCTCACGGCTATGCTAGTGGGCATTGCGCAGCAAGATGGCCTGCTTCGCCTCTCTGATAGCACCTCCCGCACACTTGGCCGCGGCTGGACCTCAGTACCAACGGCCAAAGAAAAGCTGATTACGGTGCGTCACCAACTCACCATGACCACCGGCCTCGACGATACCCCGCCCGCGCCCTGCACCGCCGACAGTCAAACGCCGGGCTGCCTGCTTTACCGCGCCGATGCGGGTACACGCTGGGCCTACCACAATGCCCCTTATTTGCTGTTGCAGAATGTAGTGGCTGCTGCCAGCGGCCTGACCTTCAACCAATACACCAACCAGCGGCTGGCTTCCCGCATCGGCATGAACGGGCTGTGGGTACAGGGCACTTACTACAGCCGGGCCCGCGACATGGCCCGTTTTGGGCTGCTGGCGTTGGCATGTGGCACCTGGAACGGCACTGCCATTCTGCGCGACACCGCCTATTTCCGCCAGATGACCACGCCTTCGCAGTCCTTCAACCGCAGCTATGGGTACCTATGGTGGCTGAACGGCCAAACTTCCTACAAGCTACCTGGCCCCCAACAAACCACCTTTCCTGGCCCTCTCATTCCCACTGCTCCCGCCGACATGATTGCGGCCTTAGGCAAGAACGACCAGAAAATTTACGTGGTGCCTAGCTTAGGACTGGTGGTAGTGCGTCAAGGCAAAGAAGCCGGCGATGTACGCTTAGCCTTATCGTCATTCGACACCGAGTTGTGGCGCTACCTGATGGCGGCCGTGCAGTGTCGGCCGCTGGCAGCCAGCAAAGCCGCAGCAGAATCTGCGGTGCAGCTTTATCCCAACCCGGCCACGAACAGCGTGACAGTTGCCACGGTGCCTACCGCGGTTAGCCTACGCTTGCTCGACGCCACCGGGCGCGTAGTAAAGCAGCAACTCGCTACTTCCGAAACCAGAGTATCGGTAGCGGAGCTGCCCAACGGTTTGTATTTGATGCAATGGCTAGCTCCGGAAGGCAAAGTACTGGCTACGCGTCGTTTAGTGAAGCACTAG